A window from Centropristis striata isolate RG_2023a ecotype Rhode Island chromosome 4, C.striata_1.0, whole genome shotgun sequence encodes these proteins:
- the LOC131969417 gene encoding E3 ubiquitin-protein ligase rnf152-B, producing the protein MAKDDMAEVDLASNGAEPPGEASSVFPYEEYECKICYNYFDLDRRAPKILECLHTFCEECLNTLHLREERPWRISCPVCRHRTPVPDYRIQNLPNNTKVTEDFPLYIDSDPLPQDALPPYPPPLHPALVALRREEASGTSSVSQATPSTTVSTATTLSQDSVRYDSCQSCKRVALTTGCVCVIFSFLSMLVLLFMGLIFVHSHSIPPSPAGPICLSVASILAMFSVVVTWLICWLKYRPDHETGRSSATTNSRRNA; encoded by the coding sequence ATGGCGAAAGATGACATGGCAGAGGTAGATTTGGCATCAAACGGAGCGGAACCCCCCGGCGAGGCCTCCTCGGTGTTCCCCTACGAGGAGTACGAATGCAAAATCTGCTACAATTATTTCGACCTTGACCGCCGGGCTCCGAAGATCCTAGAGTGCCTGCACACGTTTTGCGAGGAGTGCCTGAACACGCTTCATCTCCGGGAGGAGCGGCCATGGCGCATCAGCTGCCCCGTCTGTCGCCACCGGACTCCGGTGCCGGATTATCGGATACAAAACCTGCCCAACAACACCAAGGTGACGGAGGATTTCCCGCTCTACATCGACTCGGACCCCCTGCCTCAGGACGCTCTGCCGCCGTACCCTCCCCCGCTGCACCCAGCTCTCGTCGCCCTCCGCCGGGAGGAGGCGTCGGGGACGTCCAGCGTCAGCCAGGCGACCCCGTCCACCACCGTGTCCACTGCCACCACCCTCTCCCAGGACTCGGTGCGCTACGACAGCTGTCAGAGCTGCAAGAGAGTGGCGCTGACCACCGGCTGCGTCTGCGTGatcttctccttcctctccatGCTGGTGTTGCTCTTCATGGGCCTCATCTTTGTGCACAGTCACAGCATTCCCCCCTCGCCGGCGGGACCCATTTGCTTGTCGGTAGCCAGCATCCTGGCCATGTTCTCCGTGGTGGTCACATGGCTCATCTGCTGGCTTAAATACCGACCGGACCATGAGACGGGCCGCTCATCCGCCACCACTAACTCCCGGAGAAACGCCTGA